One genomic window of Cupriavidus malaysiensis includes the following:
- the waaA gene encoding lipid IV(A) 3-deoxy-D-manno-octulosonic acid transferase, producing MLRLLYTLLWLAVLPLALLRLAWRARREPGYLQHVGERLGRYPHSPGAGPWLWVHAVSVGETRAAQPLVQALLERYPGHRLLLTHMTPTGRQTGAQLFGGEPRVAQCYIPYDLPWLVRRFLRHFEPEAGMLMETEVWPNLVRGARRAGVPLFLVNARLSPRSFRRTARFGRAAAAMYADFRGVLAQTEGDAGRFRALGVAGVQVTGNLKFDMQAAPELVERGHRLRHAFGARAVLAAASTREGEEALLLDALARWEPLAGGVPRPALLLVPRHPQRFDEVAALVARAGLSLQRRSALTVDVADVADVADVADAADAADAADRPGAGEAGALQADVLLGDSMGEMAMYFAASDLAFIGGSLLPLGGQNLIEACAVGTPVLIGPHTFNFAQATEDAIAAGACERVADAETLVRAAAALLGDGARLAAMGEHARAFAALHRGATVRTVAALAPAIAPYVPEPH from the coding sequence ATGCTGCGCCTGCTCTATACCTTGCTGTGGCTGGCGGTGCTGCCGCTGGCGCTGCTGCGCCTGGCCTGGCGCGCACGGCGCGAGCCGGGCTACCTGCAGCACGTGGGCGAGCGGCTGGGCCGCTATCCGCACAGCCCGGGCGCGGGACCCTGGCTCTGGGTGCACGCGGTCTCGGTGGGCGAGACGCGCGCGGCGCAGCCGCTGGTGCAGGCGCTGCTGGAGCGCTACCCTGGCCACCGCCTGCTGCTGACCCATATGACGCCGACCGGCCGCCAGACCGGTGCCCAACTGTTCGGCGGCGAGCCGCGCGTGGCGCAGTGCTACATCCCCTATGACCTGCCCTGGCTGGTGCGCCGCTTCCTGCGGCATTTCGAGCCGGAGGCCGGCATGCTGATGGAGACCGAAGTGTGGCCCAACCTGGTGCGCGGCGCGCGCCGCGCGGGCGTGCCGCTGTTCCTGGTCAATGCGCGGCTGTCGCCGCGCAGCTTCCGCCGCACGGCGCGCTTCGGCCGCGCGGCGGCGGCCATGTATGCCGACTTCCGCGGGGTGCTGGCCCAGACCGAAGGCGATGCCGGCCGCTTCCGCGCGCTCGGCGTGGCTGGCGTGCAGGTGACCGGCAACCTGAAGTTCGACATGCAGGCAGCCCCCGAGCTGGTCGAGCGCGGCCACCGCCTGCGCCATGCCTTCGGCGCGCGCGCGGTGCTGGCCGCGGCCAGCACGCGCGAGGGCGAGGAAGCGCTGCTGCTCGACGCCTTGGCGCGTTGGGAGCCGCTTGCCGGCGGCGTGCCACGGCCGGCGCTGCTGCTGGTGCCGCGCCATCCGCAGCGCTTCGACGAAGTGGCCGCCCTGGTCGCGCGCGCGGGCCTGTCGCTGCAGCGGCGCAGCGCTCTGACCGTCGATGTGGCCGATGTGGCCGATGTGGCCGATGTGGCCGATGCGGCCGATGCGGCCGATGCGGCCGATCGGCCGGGCGCCGGCGAGGCGGGGGCGCTGCAGGCTGACGTGCTGCTGGGCGATTCGATGGGCGAGATGGCGATGTACTTCGCCGCCTCCGACCTGGCCTTTATCGGCGGCAGCCTGCTGCCGCTGGGCGGGCAGAACCTGATCGAGGCCTGCGCGGTCGGCACGCCGGTGCTGATCGGCCCCCATACCTTCAATTTCGCCCAGGCCACCGAGGACGCGATTGCCGCCGGCGCCTGCGAGCGGGTGGCCGATGCCGAGACGCTGGTGCGCGCCGCCGCCGCGCTGCTGGGCGATGGCGCGCGCCTGGC